The DNA region CCACTGAGCTGCCCGGGCAGGCGGCTCGCCACTTGGGTTCTGAGGCATTGGTTGCTCATGACCCCGGGATGAAGCACGTGCCTGATCACGGGGTCGCTGCGCCAGGCACGCCAGCGGGCCGAGCGGCAAGGAAGTGCCGCCGTCGAGCTGGCTCAACGGCTGGAAGGGCAAGCCGCTGAGCTGGCGCAGCAGATCGAGGGCGCCCGCAAACTGGCCGCGCGGCTAGCGGAAGCGCAGCACTTCACGCACATCGGGAGCTGGGAGTGGGATATCGCGCCCAACGTGGTGACGTGGTCCGACGAGCTTTACCGCGTGTACGGCCTGGCGCCGGGCGAAGTGCCGATCACCTATCAGGGGTTCCTGGAGCGGGTACATCCCGAGGACCGGGATCGGGTGCGGGGCCTGGTCGAGCGAACTTACCGTGAGCACGTACCGCTTGACTTCGAGCACCGCATCGTGCGCCCCGATGGCAGCGTGCGAACCCCTTCACGGCCGCGGCCTCGTGGTACTGGATGAGCGTGGTCAGCCCGTGCGCATGGTGGGCACGGGGCAGGACATCACGGAACGGAAGCAGGCGGAAGATCGGGAGGCCCAACTGCTCCGCGAGCAGAGCGCCCGCGCCCAGGCGGAAGCAGCGAATCGCGGCAAAGCGGAGTTTCTGGCCGTGTTGAAGGCGGGGCGAATCATCTGAGCCGCTCCGAACTACGGGGAAAGGAAGCGGATCTCGTAGGGCTGCAGCGCTTCCATCGCCCGGGACCCGCGCGCCCACCGAACCAGCGCATGCGCAACCCGCGACCCCTTGCGTGGCAACTTGTGTGTCAGGATCAAAACACCCGCATGCGCCTTGCCTGCCGCGAACGCATCGCGGGTCGCCTCGATAAAGTCGTTCCGGTTGTACGTGACCAGAATTCTCTGAGCGGCGGCGGCAAGCGCCAGATGCACCTCATCTGGCCGGGGCGTAGGTCCAACTTCGTGCGCACTGACAATGTCCAGGCCCAGAGAGCGTCCAATCTGCGCAGCAGCCAGTGGCACATCTTCGTCCAGGTAAAAGCGCAGTGAAGCCGCCGCGGCTGCACTCACCCACGTTCCGTGGCGCTACCGGCTGGTCGCGTAAAGGGGAACTCCTCCGCCACACGATCAGGCGTCCAGTACGCCTCGAGCTCGAGGCGGTCGTCGATCCCCCCAGGATAGAGACGGTAGAAGTTCAGGGCCGCGCGAAGCTGCGCCTCGAAAAGCTCTGCGTACGACTCGCGAAGGACACCCCAGTTCTCCCCAGCTTCTTTCCAGGTCGCTACGATCTCCCACACCTCGAGCCCCGAGAACGCAACGGCCGCCCGTCGACCTCCACGACCTTCCACGAAAACAATCCCCGGAGCGCGACTCATGCGCACAGCCTCCTCCACCAGCGAGAGCACACCCGACGACCACTCGCGCTCCCCCCGCCGCTTCAACTCACGGTTGATCTCCTTGTCCAGTTCCTCTGGCACGCGCAGGCTGTGGGGTACGGCTGGCATCAACACCTCCGCTCCGCGACTCTCTGAATGCATTGTAATACATTGTACACGAGGCGGCAAGCGGGGGGGCTTCTAACCGCTGCCCGGCGAGGCTCATCCCCGTAGCGCCTTCCCGCTCTTGCCCCAGGATGCGGGCGCGGACTACGTAGTTCACGCCCAGCTCACCCCAGGTGGCGGCGTAGAGCTGATCTCCCCGGACGATGAAGGGGCTATAGCCTCCGAACCCGAAATTAGTGTGGACCCGGCACAGGGGCGTCATTCGCGTCAAGACGAGCCCCCCTTGCCTGCAATGCGGGCGCGGACGACGTAGCCGACGTCGAGCTCGTCGCGGGTGACCCCGTACAACAGGTTGCCCCGCACGACGGGCGGGGGCGTGGAAGACAGGCGAAACGGCGGCCTGATCTGCCCCAGGTAGCGCCCCTCGGGATCGAAGATGTCCCAGGGCGCGTGCTCTTCTCCGGCCGGCACCGATGGGTTCACCCAGAGGAAGCCGTCCGCATCCACGAAGAAATCGGCGAAGGCGGGCTTGCGGTCCGGAAGTCGCGAAAGGTCCACCTCTCCCCCCTGCGAGGTGAACCATTTGAGACGTTCGAGGGCGTCTTCCCTGTCCTTGCTTGTGAGGGGCACGGCTTCATACTGCCGCTCGATGATCCGAACCGTATCCCCTTCCAGGCGCCGCTGGTAGACGCGGTACGCGTCGCTCACGCCGAACCAGAGATAGCCTCTCGGATCGAAGAGCCATTCGAGCACGGCTGTGAAGGGAACCGAAGCAGCTATTCGGCTGATGCCGCCGCCCTTCGAGACCGAGGTCTTCTCGAATCGCTCTCCCCGATGATAGGGCAGGTCGAAGGTGTCCTCGGGCTGCAGGTCAGGGCCGAACCGCACCAGGCTGCCGGCGGCGCCGAAGACGAAAAGATAGTCATAGAGCCGGCCCGCGGTATCAACGCCGCCCATCCAGGGCACGCTATGGCTGGCAATCGGCCGAGGATAGCTGGTCAGGAAGGCGCCAGCCGTATCGAAGGCCGAATAGCGTGCGTTGGCCGGGTCGACCACCCACAGGCGCCCCTGCGGATCCCATTCCATCCCCACGGGGGACTCGAACTCGCCCGGTCCCCCGCCCTTCTCCCCTATCGTGCGGACATGTTCTCCGTGGGCGGCAAAAACGCGGATCTCCCTGGCCTGCGTCTCGAGGACGTACACCCGGCCGTACTCGTCGACGCTCAGGTCGCCGATCTGACCAAAAACTTCCGGCCCTGCGCCCTCGAGGCTGCCGATCCTGAGCTCCTCGACCAGTCGCCAGGCCGTCGAGGAGTCCCAAACCCCGGTGGCCGGGTTGCTGACCTGCACAGTGCCGCCGGGGAGCGTGTCCGCCGTCCCCACCCAACGCCCGTCGGCGTGGTCGCCCGCGCCGCACGCTGCGAGCACAAGAGCGGCGGCCAGGTGCGCCAGAAGTCGTCCGTATTTCCGAGCAGCCGTCGTCGTCACCCGTCCTCCTGCGTTCAGGAAGGCCGAACTGCTTTGCAATGCTCGCTGGCAGCTTCAGTTTCCGCTGGTCAGCGGCCGGACACCCAGCCCGTCGGCTTCATGTCCCGCTCGAAGCCGTGTCAGCCGCCGCCGCTCCGGCCGCCGCTCGAACAGCAGGTAGAGCGCGGGGGTGACCGTAAGCACCAGCAGGGTCGAGCTGGTCAGCCCGCCAATCAGCGCGTAGCCCAGCGCGTTCCAGATGTTGGCGTCGGCCGCCCCGCTGAAGAGCACAAGCGGCAGCAGCCCGAACACGGTGGTGGCGCTGGTCATGAGGATGGGCCGGACGCGCTCGAGGGTGCCGCGCAGGATGGCGGACTCGAGGGCCAGTCCCGCGCCGCGCCGGAGCTGGTTCACGTGGTCGATGAGCAGGATCGCGTTGTTCACCACAATGCCCCCCATCATGATGACGCCGACATAGGCCT from Gemmatimonadota bacterium includes:
- a CDS encoding PAS domain-containing protein, whose product is MVTWSDELYRVYGLAPGEVPITYQGFLERVHPEDRDRVRGLVERTYREHVPLDFEHRIVRPDGSVRTPSRPRPRGTG
- a CDS encoding DUF5615 family PIN-like protein translates to MSAAAAASLRFYLDEDVPLAAAQIGRSLGLDIVSAHEVGPTPRPDEVHLALAAAAQRILVTYNRNDFIEATRDAFAAGKAHAGVLILTHKLPRKGSRVAHALVRWARGSRAMEALQPYEIRFLSP